A region of Heliangelus exortis chromosome 4, bHelExo1.hap1, whole genome shotgun sequence DNA encodes the following proteins:
- the LRIT3 gene encoding leucine-rich repeat, immunoglobulin-like domain and transmembrane domain-containing protein 3 isoform X2 yields the protein MYLFVYFYLLMSFFEAVCGFCPSQCTCVYHGRSDGTGTRSVLCNDPDMYEIPVNVPVDTGKLRIEKTVIRRIPAEAFYYLVDLKYLWLAYNCIANIDISSFYNLKLLHELRLDGNLLSTFPWESLAEMPNLRTLDLHNNKVTSIPADAGRYMRNLTYLDISSNKLTTLPSDLMDIWPPFSEAVLSKNTDIMASQRVILGLQDNPWFCDCRISKLIEFSKIVDNLLIFLDPLVSCSGPESLAGILFQRAELEQCLKPSVMTSATKITSPLGSNVLLRCDATGYPTPQLTWTRSDNIPVNYTVIQETPGEGVRWSIISLTGISYKDAGEYRCKAKNLAGMSEAAVTVTVVGVVTTTLSPQKYGRKQEAEKQNTTQEEPKEEPERTTTPLPTASTTTALVSTERSTSTRVPEKKQPRPVINGKKNSKAVTNGNKKQTGELNKKGVEAKQTGEMSKKAGEISLNTTDVAEQDVTVKDLRVISETDERVTLTWKVVNATSSSEVTVLYSKYGDKDMLPLSTDSSKTKITIDGLNPGTQYMACVSPKGVPPTKEQCVIFSTDSLSDESSSEFSLLILVSSAACVVFLPLIIFLLYKVLKLHVKPRTAKEAELARETYVKFETLSLKPRAMNAGEQLWARSLCFEV from the exons ATGTATCTCTTTGTGTATTTCTACCTCCTAATGAGCTTTTTTGAAGCAGTGTGTGGTTTCTGTCCTTCACAATGCACTTGCGTTTACCATGGCAGAAGTGATGGCACTGGAACAAG GTCTGTGCTCTGTAATGATCCTGACATGTACGAGATCCCTGTGAATGTTCCTGTGGATACAGGAAAACTTCGGATAGAGAAAACCGTCATACGGAGGATTCCAGCTGAAGCCTTTTACTACCTGGTAGATCTCAAATACCTGTGGCTGGCTTACAACTGCATAGCCAACATTGACATCAGCAGTTTCTATAACTTGAAACTACTGCATGAGCTACGCCTGGATGGCAACCTGCTCTCCACTTTCCCTTGGGAATCCCTGGCTGAGATGCCCAACCTCCGGACTCTTGACTTACACAACAATAAAGTCACCAGCATTCCTGCTGATGCTGGAAGGTACATGAGGAACCTCACCTACCTGGACATCTCCAGCAACAAGCTCACCACCTTGCCATCAGACCTGATGGATATTTGGCCCCCCTTCTCAGAAGCTGTTTTGTCCAAGAACACAGACATTATGGCTAGCCAGAGAGTCATTTTGG GTCTGCAGGACAACCCGTGGTTTTGCGACTGCCGCATTTCCAAGCTAATCGAATTTTCCAAAATCGTGGACAACTTGCTCATATTTCTTGATCCTCTGGTTTCGTGTAGTGGACCCGAGAGCCTGGCAGGAATCTTGTTCCAGAGGGCTGAGTTAGAGCAGTGTCTCAAACCATCCGTGATGACATCGGCGACAAAAATCACCTCCCCGCTTGGAAGCAACGTCCTGCTGCGCTGTGATGCCACGGGGTACCCAACACCACAGCTTACTTGGACTAGGTCAGACAATATACCAGTGAACTATACAG TAATTCAAGAAACACCTGGAGAGGGTGTCAGATGGTCCATAATAAGCTTGACAGGGATTTCATACAAGGATGCAGGAGAATACAGATGTAAAGCCAAGAACTTAGCAGGAATGTCAGAAGctgctgtcactgtcacagTAGTTGGTGTAGTTACTACAACTCTGTCACCACAGAAGTATGGGAGGAAACAagaggcagagaagcagaataCCACTCAGGAGGAACCCAAGGAGGAGCCTGAGAGGACAACCACACCTCTTCCTACTGCATCAACCACCACAGCACTGGTCAGCACTGAAAGATCCACGAGCACTCGGGTTCCTGAGAAGAAGCAACCCAGACCTGTGATCAATGGAAAGAAGAATTCAAAGGCAGTgacaaatggaaacaaaaagcagacTGGGGAATTAAACAAGAAAGGTGTGGAGGCAAAGCAGACTGGGGAGATgagcaagaaagctggggaaatTTCATTGAATACAACAGATGTGGCTGAGCAAGATGTTACTGTGAAGGACCTAAGAGTGATCAGTGAAACTGATGAAAGGGTGACCTTAACTTGGAAAGTTGTCAATGCcacaagcagctctgaagtgaCCGTGTTATACTCAAAGTATGGTGACAAAGATATGTTGCCTCTCAGCACTGATTctagcaaaaccaaaatcaccATTGATGGTTTGAATCCTGGCACTCAATATATGGCCTGTGTCTCACCCAAAGGAGTGCCACCTACCAAAGAGCAGTGTGTTATTTTCTCCACTGACAGCCTCAGTGATGAAAGCAGCTCTGAGTTCTCTCTTCTGATATTGGTCAGCAGTGCAGcgtgtgtggtttttttacctttgatAATTTTCTTACTCtacaaagttttaaaacttcacGTGAAACCCAGAACTGCAAAGGAAGCTGAGCTTGCAAGAGAGACCTACGTGAAATTTGAAACTCTCTCTCTGAAGCCTCGGGCAATGAATGCAGGAGAGCAGCTTTGGGCCCGGAG CTTGTGCTTTGAGGTGTGA
- the LRIT3 gene encoding leucine-rich repeat, immunoglobulin-like domain and transmembrane domain-containing protein 3 isoform X1 produces MYLFVYFYLLMSFFEAVCGFCPSQCTCVYHGRSDGTGTRSVLCNDPDMYEIPVNVPVDTGKLRIEKTVIRRIPAEAFYYLVDLKYLWLAYNCIANIDISSFYNLKLLHELRLDGNLLSTFPWESLAEMPNLRTLDLHNNKVTSIPADAGRYMRNLTYLDISSNKLTTLPSDLMDIWPPFSEAVLSKNTDIMASQRVILGLQDNPWFCDCRISKLIEFSKIVDNLLIFLDPLVSCSGPESLAGILFQRAELEQCLKPSVMTSATKITSPLGSNVLLRCDATGYPTPQLTWTRSDNIPVNYTVIQETPGEGVRWSIISLTGISYKDAGEYRCKAKNLAGMSEAAVTVTVVGVVTTTLSPQKYGRKQEAEKQNTTQEEPKEEPERTTTPLPTASTTTALVSTERSTSTRVPEKKQPRPVINGKKNSKAVTNGNKKQTGELNKKGVEAKQTGEMSKKAGEISLNTTDVAEQDVTVKDLRVISETDERVTLTWKVVNATSSSEVTVLYSKYGDKDMLPLSTDSSKTKITIDGLNPGTQYMACVSPKGVPPTKEQCVIFSTDSLSDESSSEFSLLILVSSAACVVFLPLIIFLLYKVLKLHVKPRTAKEAELARETYVKFETLSLKPRAMNAGEQLWARRYTDESERLLLCSRASMDSQMTFKSEGSRSEYLC; encoded by the exons ATGTATCTCTTTGTGTATTTCTACCTCCTAATGAGCTTTTTTGAAGCAGTGTGTGGTTTCTGTCCTTCACAATGCACTTGCGTTTACCATGGCAGAAGTGATGGCACTGGAACAAG GTCTGTGCTCTGTAATGATCCTGACATGTACGAGATCCCTGTGAATGTTCCTGTGGATACAGGAAAACTTCGGATAGAGAAAACCGTCATACGGAGGATTCCAGCTGAAGCCTTTTACTACCTGGTAGATCTCAAATACCTGTGGCTGGCTTACAACTGCATAGCCAACATTGACATCAGCAGTTTCTATAACTTGAAACTACTGCATGAGCTACGCCTGGATGGCAACCTGCTCTCCACTTTCCCTTGGGAATCCCTGGCTGAGATGCCCAACCTCCGGACTCTTGACTTACACAACAATAAAGTCACCAGCATTCCTGCTGATGCTGGAAGGTACATGAGGAACCTCACCTACCTGGACATCTCCAGCAACAAGCTCACCACCTTGCCATCAGACCTGATGGATATTTGGCCCCCCTTCTCAGAAGCTGTTTTGTCCAAGAACACAGACATTATGGCTAGCCAGAGAGTCATTTTGG GTCTGCAGGACAACCCGTGGTTTTGCGACTGCCGCATTTCCAAGCTAATCGAATTTTCCAAAATCGTGGACAACTTGCTCATATTTCTTGATCCTCTGGTTTCGTGTAGTGGACCCGAGAGCCTGGCAGGAATCTTGTTCCAGAGGGCTGAGTTAGAGCAGTGTCTCAAACCATCCGTGATGACATCGGCGACAAAAATCACCTCCCCGCTTGGAAGCAACGTCCTGCTGCGCTGTGATGCCACGGGGTACCCAACACCACAGCTTACTTGGACTAGGTCAGACAATATACCAGTGAACTATACAG TAATTCAAGAAACACCTGGAGAGGGTGTCAGATGGTCCATAATAAGCTTGACAGGGATTTCATACAAGGATGCAGGAGAATACAGATGTAAAGCCAAGAACTTAGCAGGAATGTCAGAAGctgctgtcactgtcacagTAGTTGGTGTAGTTACTACAACTCTGTCACCACAGAAGTATGGGAGGAAACAagaggcagagaagcagaataCCACTCAGGAGGAACCCAAGGAGGAGCCTGAGAGGACAACCACACCTCTTCCTACTGCATCAACCACCACAGCACTGGTCAGCACTGAAAGATCCACGAGCACTCGGGTTCCTGAGAAGAAGCAACCCAGACCTGTGATCAATGGAAAGAAGAATTCAAAGGCAGTgacaaatggaaacaaaaagcagacTGGGGAATTAAACAAGAAAGGTGTGGAGGCAAAGCAGACTGGGGAGATgagcaagaaagctggggaaatTTCATTGAATACAACAGATGTGGCTGAGCAAGATGTTACTGTGAAGGACCTAAGAGTGATCAGTGAAACTGATGAAAGGGTGACCTTAACTTGGAAAGTTGTCAATGCcacaagcagctctgaagtgaCCGTGTTATACTCAAAGTATGGTGACAAAGATATGTTGCCTCTCAGCACTGATTctagcaaaaccaaaatcaccATTGATGGTTTGAATCCTGGCACTCAATATATGGCCTGTGTCTCACCCAAAGGAGTGCCACCTACCAAAGAGCAGTGTGTTATTTTCTCCACTGACAGCCTCAGTGATGAAAGCAGCTCTGAGTTCTCTCTTCTGATATTGGTCAGCAGTGCAGcgtgtgtggtttttttacctttgatAATTTTCTTACTCtacaaagttttaaaacttcacGTGAAACCCAGAACTGCAAAGGAAGCTGAGCTTGCAAGAGAGACCTACGTGAAATTTGAAACTCTCTCTCTGAAGCCTCGGGCAATGAATGCAGGAGAGCAGCTTTGGGCCCGGAGGTACACGGATGAGTCAGAAAGACTTCTTCTTTGTTCTAGGGCAAGCATGGATTCACAAATGACCTTCAAAAGTGAGGGCTCTAGGTCTGAATATCTGTGTTGA